The Sporosarcina luteola genome contains a region encoding:
- the scpA gene encoding methylmalonyl-CoA mutase encodes MKKPDFNKVDINKLITAVNPCVNETPFLTNEGISIKSNYTTKDVEGISHLGDMPGLAPNTRGPYPTMYVARPWTVRQYAGFSTAEESNAFYRRNLAMGQKGLSVAFDLATHRGYDSDHPRVTGDVGKAGVAIDSVEDMKILFDGIPLDQMSVSMTMNGAVLPIMAFYIVAAEEQGVTPEKLAGTIQNDILKEYMVRNTYIFPPEMSMRIIADIFEYTSKNMPKFNSISISGYHMQEAGATADIELAYTLADGLEYVRTGLKAGIDIDSFAPRLSFFWAIGMNYFMEIAKMRAARNIWAQMMQSFNPSNPKSLALRTHSQTSGWSLTEQDPFNNVTRTLVEANAAAMGHTQSLHTNALDEAIALPTDFSARIARNTQLFLQEETNMTKTIDPWGGSYYVERLTADLMEKAWELIEEIEVLGGMAKAIETGLPKMKIEEAAAKRQAKIDSRTETIVGVNKYRLEKEEPIDILEIDNSVVRQKQIARIHQMKELRDEANVTASLEALTEAARDGNGNLLALSVNAARARATIGEISDAIEKVSGRHKAVIRSVSGVYSSNFSNSDEIQEVKAMAEEFLENEGRRPRILIAKMGQDGHDRGAKVIASSFADLGFDVDIGPLFQTPEETALQAAENDVHVIGVSSLAAGHKTLVPELRNELSKIGRDDILIVVGGVIPAQDYDFLRENGATAIFGPGTVIPVAAQKVIEDIYRALGYEEVMD; translated from the coding sequence ATGAAAAAACCTGACTTCAATAAAGTTGACATCAACAAACTGATTACAGCTGTAAATCCTTGTGTAAACGAAACGCCTTTTCTTACGAATGAAGGTATTTCAATCAAGTCAAATTACACAACTAAAGATGTTGAAGGCATTTCTCATTTAGGTGACATGCCGGGCCTCGCTCCGAATACGAGAGGTCCATACCCGACGATGTACGTCGCACGGCCGTGGACTGTGCGTCAATACGCCGGTTTCTCTACAGCCGAAGAAAGTAATGCTTTTTATAGAAGAAACTTGGCGATGGGACAAAAAGGCTTATCGGTAGCTTTCGACTTGGCAACTCACCGTGGCTATGATTCAGATCATCCCCGGGTGACAGGTGATGTCGGAAAAGCGGGAGTGGCAATCGATTCTGTAGAAGATATGAAAATCCTATTTGACGGAATTCCCCTTGATCAAATGTCCGTCTCGATGACAATGAATGGTGCAGTTTTGCCGATAATGGCCTTTTACATCGTTGCGGCAGAGGAGCAAGGTGTAACTCCGGAAAAGCTTGCAGGTACGATTCAAAATGATATTTTGAAAGAATATATGGTTAGGAACACTTATATTTTCCCTCCGGAAATGTCGATGCGCATCATCGCCGATATATTTGAGTACACTTCCAAAAACATGCCGAAATTCAACTCGATTTCGATTTCGGGATACCATATGCAAGAGGCGGGAGCAACGGCTGATATCGAGCTTGCCTATACACTGGCAGACGGGCTTGAGTACGTTCGTACCGGATTGAAAGCGGGAATTGACATCGACTCATTCGCACCGCGTCTATCTTTCTTTTGGGCGATCGGAATGAACTACTTCATGGAAATCGCAAAAATGCGGGCGGCACGCAATATTTGGGCGCAGATGATGCAGTCTTTCAATCCGTCCAATCCTAAATCCCTTGCATTGCGGACACATTCCCAGACATCAGGGTGGAGTTTGACGGAGCAGGATCCTTTTAATAATGTCACTCGCACATTGGTGGAAGCGAATGCTGCGGCAATGGGACATACACAGTCCTTGCATACGAATGCACTCGATGAAGCGATAGCACTGCCGACGGATTTCTCTGCACGGATAGCAAGGAACACCCAATTGTTCCTTCAAGAGGAAACGAATATGACGAAGACAATCGATCCTTGGGGCGGTTCCTATTACGTAGAAAGGCTGACCGCTGACTTGATGGAAAAAGCATGGGAGCTGATTGAGGAAATCGAAGTCTTGGGCGGCATGGCAAAGGCGATAGAGACCGGTTTGCCAAAGATGAAAATCGAGGAAGCAGCTGCCAAACGTCAAGCGAAAATCGATTCCCGCACGGAAACGATTGTCGGTGTGAATAAATACAGGCTTGAAAAGGAAGAGCCTATCGATATATTGGAGATCGACAACTCCGTCGTACGACAAAAACAAATTGCTCGGATTCATCAGATGAAAGAATTGCGTGATGAAGCCAATGTAACCGCCTCTTTGGAAGCACTGACAGAGGCTGCGCGCGATGGAAACGGAAATCTACTGGCGCTATCGGTAAATGCAGCTCGTGCAAGGGCGACAATCGGAGAAATATCCGATGCAATCGAGAAAGTATCCGGTAGACACAAAGCGGTTATCCGATCTGTAAGCGGCGTCTATAGTTCGAATTTCTCGAATTCGGATGAAATCCAGGAAGTGAAAGCGATGGCTGAGGAGTTTTTGGAAAATGAAGGCCGGCGTCCCCGTATCCTCATTGCGAAAATGGGGCAGGACGGCCATGACCGAGGGGCGAAAGTGATTGCTTCGTCATTTGCCGACTTAGGATTTGACGTCGACATCGGTCCTTTATTCCAAACTCCGGAAGAGACTGCCTTGCAGGCGGCGGAAAATGACGTCCATGTGATTGGGGTCAGTTCGCTTGCTGCTGGGCATAAGACGCTAGTTCCAGAGTTGCGGAATGAGCTGTCGAAAATCGGAAGGGATGACATCCTGATTGTTGTCGGTGGAGTCATTCCCGCACAGGACTATGATTTCCTGCGGGAAAATGGTGCAACGGCCATTTTCGGTCCGGGAACGGTCATACCTGTTGCAGCGCAAAAAGTGATAGAGGACATCTATCGCGCGCTTGGGTACGAGGAAGTGATGGATTGA